The window CGTTGGGGGGCTCCAAGCCGCCGGCCCAGCGCGGTATAGCGAGGGGGGACACACGACAGGAGTCTGAGAAAGGCCCGGGACGGGcccggggtgtggggggggcgGTGTagtgggggctgggggtgggcacaCGGTGGGGACAGTATAGGGGGGGCTTGGGTAGAGTGTGGAGGGAAGCAGTATAGCAGGGGACAGGAGATGGGTGCAGTATAGAGAGGAGCAGTATAGCAGGGGCCTGGGGTGGTTACAGTATAGAGGGGAGCAGTAAGTAGGGGACAGGAGGTGGGTACAGTATAGAGAGGGAGCAGTATAGTGGAGGACAGGGGATGGGTGCAGTATAGAGGGCAGCAGTATAGCAGGGGCCCAGTGGTGGGTACAGATAGAGGGGAGCAGTATAGCAGGGGACTGGGGATGGGCACAGTATAGCAGGGGGCCTGGGTACAGTATAGAGGGGAGCAGTATAGCAGGGGACTGGGTGCAGTATAGGGGGGTAGACATAGGAGACCAGGGATGGGTACAGTATAGAGGGGAGCAGTATAGTGGGAGACAGGGTACAGTATAGAAGGGGTCTGGAGTTGGGTACAGTATAGAGGGGGAGCAGTATAGCAGGGGACAGGATGGGTACAGTATAAATAGCTGTATAGCAGGGGAGCAGGGATAGGTGTAGTATAGCAGGAGGCCTGGGACTGGGTACAGTACGGGGAGGGAGCAGTATAGCAGGGAGCAATATAGCAGAGAACCATGGATGGGTGCAGTATAGAGGGAGGGCAGTATAGCAGGGGACCAGGACTGAGCCCCATATGGCAGGGGAGCAGTATAGCAGGGGTCTGGGCACAGACACGGTGCCCTGGAGTGTTGTTGGGGGAGGTCCGGGTGCTGCATCTACCGAGCTGACAGGGTGGATGGTGCCGGTGCTCCCTGCCACCGCAGCTGGCAACTGTCCTGTCCCGTGTCCCTGTggggccgtggggcagggggtcACAGGGGTGATGGCGCTGTCCCCGCAGGCCTGCGCAACGCCCCGCGCTGCTGGGACgtcatccagcccctgctctgcgCCGTCTACATGCCCAAGTGCGAGGATGGCCAGGTGGAGCTGCCCAGCCAGACCCTCTGCCAGGCCACCCGGGCGCCCTGCACCATCGTGGAGCGTGAGCGCGGCTGGCCCGACTTCCTCAAGTGCACGCCCGACCGATTCCCCGAGGGATGCCCGGTACGGGGGGTGGgaggacacggggggacacacCCCACCGCGCTGCCATGGGCTCCAAATCCCCACGGGGCAGTGGGAACGGGGAAACACCGGCTGACCCCAGCCCTCTGTAGGGGACCGATGTCCACCCCGGCAGCCCAGCCTTCGCCGTGGGggtgccgcctcctcctcctcctcacggCCTCGTTTCTCCTCTGGCAGAATGAGGTGCAGAACATCAAGTTCAACAGCTCGGGGCAGTGTGAGGCGCCGCTGGTGCGGACAGACAACCCCAAGAGCTGGTACGAGGATGTAGAGGGTTGCGGCATCCAGTGCCAGAACCCGCTCTTCACTGAGAAGGAGCACCGCGAGATGCACGTCTACATTGCTGCCTTCAGCTCTGTCACCATCTTCTGCACCTTCTTCACCCTGGTGAGAcgtggggggacacagggaggtGTCCCTAAAAGTGGACTGGGCACCAAGCtgtccctttctccttccccgcTAGGCCACGTTTGTCGCCGACTGGAGGAACTCCAACCGGTACCCCGCCGTCATCCTCTTCTACGTCAACGCCTGCTTCTTTGTGGGCAGCATCGGCTGGTTGGCGCAGTTCATGGATGGCGCTCGTGACGAGATCGTGTGCCGGGCCGACGGCACCATGCGGCTGGGGGAACCCACGTACGTGTCACCTTcgtccccatcccaccacggCCACGTGCCAAGAGATGCCCCGAGACCAAGGAGGGCTCTTGGGGTTTCCTGGCCTCTTGGGAGCATGGAGAACGCTCCGCTCTTGGGGCAGGAGAGACCCCCTTCCTCGTGGAGGTTGGTGACCCTCCTGTCTCACCTCCCCCCCGTAGCTCCAACGAGACGCTCTCCTGCGTCATCATCTTTGTCATCGTTTACTATTCCCTGATGTCGGGCGTCATCTGGTTCGTCATGCTGACCTACGCCTGGCACACCTCCTTCAAGGCGCTGGGCACCACCTACCAGCCGCTGCTGGGCAAGACCTCCTACTTCCACCTCATCACCTGGTCCATCCCCTTCGTCCTCACCGTGGCCATCCTGGCCGTGGCGCAGGTAACGGGACCGTGATCCCGTGTCCTGGTGGTTCCCTGCCAGGGTGACCTGCGTGGGGAGGGGTGGCCACAGCCAACTGATCCCGCTGTCCCCATCTCTGCCAGGTGGACGGTGACTCCGTCAGCGGCATCTGCTTCGTGGGGTACAAGAACTACCACTACCGAGCTGGCTTCGTCCTGGCACCCATCGGGCTCGTCCTCATCGTGGGGGGTTATTTCCTCATCCGGGGTAGGTGTGGGCTCACCCTGGTGTGGGGACGGGGGCACCGTGGATGTCCCCCACCACCCTGACCATCTTGTCCCTCCACTGCAGGGGTCATGACGCTCTTCTCCATTAAAAGCAACCACCCCGGGCTGCTGAGCGAGAAGGCAGCCAGCAAGATCAACGAGACCATGCTGCGGCTGGGTAAGCGGGGCTCCGTCGGCACCGTTTCCATCGGAATTTGAGTGGGAACAGGGATGTTTTGTCCCCTGAACCCaggcagccccatcccaccttCCCAGGGGTGGCTGCAGTGGGGGACAAAGCTGTAGTGACAGTGGCACGGTCCCGGTGCAGCGTCTTTGTCCCAGTGTCACTGGGGTCCAGCTAAACCAGGGATGTCCTGCTTCTCTTCTAGGCATCTTTGGCTTCTTGGCCTTCGGCTTCGTCTTCATCACTTTTGGCTGCCACTTCTATGACTTCTTCAACCAGGCGGAGTGGGAGCGCAGCTTTCGGGAATACGTCCTGTGAgtgggacggggacagggacgggaGGGCAAGCGGGACGCTGGTGGCATCCCAGCACCTCGTGTTTAGCGGGAGGATGTTGCAGATTGCagacccccgtgtcccccaccGGCCCTGCCACCACATCTccgctctgcagagctgtggggacTCAGCCCCATTGTGGGGCGTCATTGAGTGTCCCCCTCCTTAGGGCCACTGTCCTGCCGTCTGTCCCCACAGGTGCGAGGCCAACGTGACCATCGCCACGCAGACCAACAAGCCCATCCCGGACTGCGAGATCAAGAACCGGCCGAGCCTGCTGGTGGAGAAAATCAACCTCTTTGCCATGTTCGGTACCGGCGTCTCCATGAGCACCTGGGTCTGGACCAAGGCCACCCTGCTCATCTGGAAGCGTACCTGGTGCAGGTGGGACCCCGAGGATGTCTCCCCAGCTCCCTGTGGCCCTTCCTGCCCCATCCAACGTCCTGAGATGTTGGAGGTCATCCCCAAACTCTTGTCCATCAGCGCAATGAGTTGTGGGCTCACAGCAGACGGCGGTTCAGGAACGGGGTGGCCTCTCCCGCTTCGCAAGTGTCTCGCGTCCTGTTCATGTCCCATCCCCAGGGGACCCATCCAACGCGGTCCCCAGCCCTTGGTGTCCCTGTCCTGAGTGGGAGAGGGAAGATGGGGAGGGTCCCCATGCCCCCAGCTGCGATGCCTGGGGTTGTGTGTCCCCTCTGCTTGGGCCACCCCGTGTCCCTGCTCTGACCCGCCATGTCCCCAGGCTGACAGGGCAGAGTGACGACCAGCCCAAGAGGATCAAGAAGAGCAAGATGATCGCAAAGGCCTTCTCCAAGCGCAAGGAGCTGCTGCGCGACCCAGGACAGGAGTTGTCCTTCAGCATGCACACCGTCTCGCACGACGGCCCCGTGGGTACGTGCCCGTGGGAGGAGGCCGCCTCGGCAGCACCCCGGGGTCCCCACTGTCCCCCCGCCTTGACCAGGGCTCCCTCGTTGTCCTTGCAGCTGGTTTAGCGTTTGACATCAATGAGCCGTCGGCCGACGTGTCCTCGGCGTGGGCCCAGCACGTCACCAAGATGGTGGCCAGGAGAGGGGCCATCCTGCCCCAGGACATCTCCGTGACGCCCGTGGCAACGCCTGgcaagtccttggggacctcGTGGGGCGTCTCTGGGGGGATGAGCTGGGCTGAGGGGTGGTGGGGACGTGCAAGGAGGCAGagccgggggggctggggctggtgggagTGCGCAGAGCAGGATGCGGCCACTCTCACCCACCCTGTCCTGCATCCTGCAGTGCCGCCGGAGGAGAGGGCCAGCCTTTGGGTCGTGGAAGCCGACGTCTCCCCTGAGCTGCAGAAGCGTAGCAGCCGCAAGAAGAAgcggaggaagaagaagaaggaggtgTGCCCAGGCCCTGAGCGCTGCCTGGGGGGTtccgcagcccccccggcccccagcaCCGTCCCTCGcctgccccggctgcccccccagccctgcctggtcGCCTTCGCCCCTGATGTCCTTCCGGGGCTCCCACCTGGCCAGCCTGAAGCTGCCTTCACTGGGGGGCCGTGGGACAGCCACCGCAGAGCCAACGTCTTCCACCTCATCAGCAACCCCTTCTGCCCTGAGAGCGGGTCCCCGGACGAGGAGAGCCCCGGCCCCAGCAGCGGGCGCTGGCAGCACAACGGGGGTCCGCTCTGGACCCCCGACCCCGGCACCCTGCCCCGCAGCGGGGGGCCGAGGACTCAGGGCCGACGGGCCGGCTTGGCCCCCATCCACTCTCGGACCAACCTGGTGGATGCGGAGCTGCTGGA of the Grus americana isolate bGruAme1 chromosome 1, bGruAme1.mat, whole genome shotgun sequence genome contains:
- the SMO gene encoding smoothened homolog, whose translation is MAAQGGGWRWALVLGMALVLGGRRCPAAPFLNASAVPERCRRPASCERLRYGACLGSALPYAATSTLLAADSASQEEAHGKLLLWSGLRNAPRCWDVIQPLLCAVYMPKCEDGQVELPSQTLCQATRAPCTIVERERGWPDFLKCTPDRFPEGCPNEVQNIKFNSSGQCEAPLVRTDNPKSWYEDVEGCGIQCQNPLFTEKEHREMHVYIAAFSSVTIFCTFFTLATFVADWRNSNRYPAVILFYVNACFFVGSIGWLAQFMDGARDEIVCRADGTMRLGEPTSNETLSCVIIFVIVYYSLMSGVIWFVMLTYAWHTSFKALGTTYQPLLGKTSYFHLITWSIPFVLTVAILAVAQVDGDSVSGICFVGYKNYHYRAGFVLAPIGLVLIVGGYFLIRGVMTLFSIKSNHPGLLSEKAASKINETMLRLGIFGFLAFGFVFITFGCHFYDFFNQAEWERSFREYVLCEANVTIATQTNKPIPDCEIKNRPSLLVEKINLFAMFGTGVSMSTWVWTKATLLIWKRTWCRLTGQSDDQPKRIKKSKMIAKAFSKRKELLRDPGQELSFSMHTVSHDGPVAGLAFDINEPSADVSSAWAQHVTKMVARRGAILPQDISVTPVATPVPPEERASLWVVEADVSPELQKRSSRKKKRRKKKKEVCPGPERCLGGSAAPPAPSTVPRLPRLPPQPCLVAFAPDVLPGLPPGQPEAAFTGGPWDSHRRANVFHLISNPFCPESGSPDEESPGPSSGRWQHNGGPLWTPDPGTLPRSGGPRTQGRRAGLAPIHSRTNLVDAELLDADSDF